The DNA region TCTTTCCTTAACGATTGCCGCGGCGAGAGAATGCACTCCGGATTCTTCGTATGCCCAAACTCCCTTTACCTGGGGCATAACGATCGGAAAAAGCGGAGAAAGTAGATCCTGTAAATATTCCGCGATCCAATGGTCTTCCTGAGGAGGTCGGCCTACGACGGTGGCCGGCCATACCGCATCCTTTCTCCGGAAGATCCGCTCCACTTCAAAAACGGGATAGTCGTGTTTCAACGCGTAATATCCGTAATGGTCCCCGAAAGGACCTTCCGGCTTTCGGATCTTCGGAGGAATTTTTCCGATCAAAGCGAAATCCGCATCGGAAACGATGGGCAAAGGGCTGATCTCCCTTTTTCTGGAAATTCTCAACCTTTCTCCCAATAATAAGGAGGCTAGCAAAAACTCGCTGATCTCCTCGGGTAAGGGCGCCACTGCCGCGATGGTCAGTGCGGGCGGACCTCCTACATACACATGAGCCGGCAGTGCCTCGCCTCTTTGCTCCGCTTCGAAATAATGGAATCCTCCTCCCCGGTGGATTTGGATATGCATGCCTGTCAGCTTGGGACCGTGAAATTGGATACGGTACATCCCCAGATTTCCCTTTCCCGTGCTCGGACTTTCCGTATAAACCAGGGGTAAGGTGATGAAGCGTCCCGCATCTTTCGGCCAGGATTGGATTGCAGGAAGATTTTCCAAAGAAGTCTCTTCCGCTTCAAGTACCGGGGGATCCGAGATCCTGCGCAGACCGATTTTTAAGGCGGCCCAGGCCAGAGATCTTGCCTCCCAAACCTTTCCGAAACTGGGCGGCATTAAGTGCTTGGCAGTGTGAGCAATCCTCGCTACGAATTTTTCCGGATCCTCGCCAAAGGCGATACGAATCCTCCTGGAAGATCCGTACAAATTCGTGGCGACCGGAATTTTGGAACCGATTACATTACGGAATAATAATGCAGGCCCCCTACGCGCGACAACCCTTCTCTGAATTTCCGCGATTTCCAGGATAGGATCGACCGGATCCGTGATTTCCAACAATTCCCCTTGCCGGGATAATTCCCGTAAAAAATCGGAGGTGGACCTCAGGCTCATTCTTCTCTCCTATTTTTCGACAGATTTTTTCCACGGGAGATTCCTGGCAGTTCTCCTTCGGAAACGGACAAAGCTCTTCGGATTTTCTTCGCTACGGAAGAGGGAAATCCGTTTTCCAAATCCGCCCAGCTGCACCATTTCCATTCTACGCCGAACTCTTTTTTTTCGCGCAATAATCGCTCCTCCAGCCTGCGAGCCTCGTCGGAACCTAGGACGGATTCCCAAATCGAGCCGCGAATTTTATGGTGTGTGATCGTATGTTTGAATTCGGAACCCGTATTCGAAAATTCGATTCCTAGATCGATGTTCGGATCCGGATCGTACGGAGAATCTCCTTCCCAATCGAAAGGAAGGGAAAAGATCGTCTTGAAAAATCGCCTCTCCGAATATCGTAAAAGTAAGATCCCTTCCGGAGCTCGTACGATTAAAAAACGCATTCCTAGGGGAATTTCCCGAGCTTTCTTTTCCGGAACGGGAATTTCGTTCTGAGCTCCTTCTCGGAAAGCACGGCAATCCTGCGATAGAGGACACTGTGCGCATAGGGGTCGGGCCGGGAGACAGATTCTCGCCCCCAACTCCATTACGGCTTCATTATGGTCTCCCGCGTGTTTCCTATCTAAAAAACGGTCCGCGATTTCCTGGAGAATCGAATCCGACTTGGAAATATTTCCCCGAAATAAGAAGAATCTAGAAAGGACTCTCTTGGCGTTCCCGTCCAAAACGGCAAAGGGAA from Leptospira fletcheri includes:
- a CDS encoding UbiD family decarboxylase encodes the protein MSLRSTSDFLRELSRQGELLEITDPVDPILEIAEIQRRVVARRGPALLFRNVIGSKIPVATNLYGSSRRIRIAFGEDPEKFVARIAHTAKHLMPPSFGKVWEARSLAWAALKIGLRRISDPPVLEAEETSLENLPAIQSWPKDAGRFITLPLVYTESPSTGKGNLGMYRIQFHGPKLTGMHIQIHRGGGFHYFEAEQRGEALPAHVYVGGPPALTIAAVAPLPEEISEFLLASLLLGERLRISRKREISPLPIVSDADFALIGKIPPKIRKPEGPFGDHYGYYALKHDYPVFEVERIFRRKDAVWPATVVGRPPQEDHWIAEYLQDLLSPLFPIVMPQVKGVWAYEESGVHSLAAAIVKERYEKEAFMGALRILGEGQLSLTKVLLVTDKDVPLKDFKKVFSAVLEGFRPETDLHVFSNISQDTLDYTGPEVNRGSKAVLLGVGRNQKTLKSRIGVSLKSSKFKNPKVYCPGALVVSGVAYKRGDKLPELLLKEEAIRGFVFVFLVDNSEEAVASDHDFIWNVFTRFEPAGDIYGKREVIRNHLSFSGPIVIDARMKDWYPEVLKSDPDVAKRVENRFGRLLRSLESNGTHV
- a CDS encoding A/G-specific adenine glycosylase; amino-acid sequence: METSTFDPTRGEIGDLDSIQRSEKKLRDWFFREKRDLPFRRNRTPYSTWVSEVMLQQTRVAAMIPIYEAFLKRFPTPSDLAHAEEEEVLQYWKGLGYYSRAKNLQKGMRKLVQEFDGVFPRTLESALSLPGIGPYTGRAVLSISYNLPFAVLDGNAKRVLSRFFLFRGNISKSDSILQEIADRFLDRKHAGDHNEAVMELGARICLPARPLCAQCPLSQDCRAFREGAQNEIPVPEKKAREIPLGMRFLIVRAPEGILLLRYSERRFFKTIFSLPFDWEGDSPYDPDPNIDLGIEFSNTGSEFKHTITHHKIRGSIWESVLGSDEARRLEERLLREKKEFGVEWKWCSWADLENGFPSSVAKKIRRALSVSEGELPGISRGKNLSKNRREE